Within the Candidatus Omnitrophota bacterium genome, the region TCCTCAATTGGAGCGTATCCTGAGCCGCCAGCAAAAGGCGGCCGACACTAATATTGGGGCCTATATTGCGGCGCGCCGGGAGGATCGCGCCACCTTCAGAGCAGTGCAAAGGGATGTGCAGACCGTGAAGCAGACGGTTCAGGCCGTGGCTAAACGCCAGGAGAAAGAGAAGGCCGAGTTGCCGGGTCTGCGCTCCAGCGCCCGTTATGTCTTGATGGGAGTCCTGGGATTTTTGCTGATGCTGGGGCTTCTGTTGCTTTGGCAGAGGCGGGAGGTGTGGGTTGGGTTCGGGGCGCGGCTCAGGCGAGTGGGAGTCAGCGACCGCCGGGCTTTTGCCCGTCTCTTTAATCCGAGTGGCGTCCATTGTACACTGCTACATGAGGAACATCGTGAAGAGGCGTCCCCAGGACCCGTTTCAGGTTTGAAGACGGTAAACATTTCTGAGGGCGGGATCTGCCTCTTTTTACATCATGAGTACTCCCCGAATTCCGTGATCGAACTCCGGGTGGAGTTGGATGGGGAGCAGAGATCCTTGATGTTCCGCGGGTATGTCGTGTGGCAGGAGAAAGTCCCAGTGGGGGATGGGACTCAGACATTTCTCACAGGTGTCAGGTTGGGGGAAGCCACGGCAGAGGATTTTCATATCCTCAAGGAATACGTCAAGACCCGGCTTCCCGGGCAAAAGAGAATGGATTCTCTCCCTGCCTGATCCCCCCCTTGTGTTCCTAAGGACTCATGGTTCAAAAGCCGTCTATTCTGGTTGTTGAAAGCGACCTGGGTTTTGCCAATCTCCTCCGGCTCCGTCTGGAGGAGGCGGGCTATCGCGTCCACATGGCCCTTTCCGGCAGAGAAGTGTTGATCCGGGCCATTGACGAGACTCCGGATCTGTTGATCGTGGACGCGAAACTCCCGGACAAGAGCGGTCTGGATCTCTTTGCTGAGCTCAAAGAGATAGCCAAGTTCCGTCACACCCCGGTCCTTTTCATCACCGACCGGCAAGCCTGTGCCGAAGAATTTGAAGTCGGCGGCCATGAATTCTTTACTCGTCCCTATGATCCCAAGAGCCTGCTCTCCCGTGTCCGCCAAGCCCTTCAGCGCAAAATGCTTGCAGACGGCGGCACCATCGAGGTACCCGGGGAAGCCGTGCTGAGTACTGAAGAGGGTTTTCCTTCGCCCCAAGTGCCGGAGTCTGTCTCTGCGTCCGCCCCGGCCCAGTCTGAGAGCTGGGAGCGCGTCAATCTGCGCGAAGTGCAGGTAGATGCCGGACTGCTGAAGAAAGTTCCGTTCAAGTTTGTTCAGCATTACAAGGTTTTTCCCGTGAAGATGGAAGAGGGGGTCCTGACTTTGGCTGTCAAGAATCCCGGTGATCGGCAGATGCGGGATGATTTGCGTCAGTATCTGGGTATGGATGTGCAGCTAGTGGCTGCGGATGAGAATGAGATCGAGGAGCGCATAAACTCCAACTATGGTGTGGGGGCCGAAACTGTTGAGGGAATTTGGGCGGACAGCGGTTTAGGCGAGGATATTAATCTCAGCGTTGCGGCTGAGTCGGACGAGGATATTGCCAAGATGGCGGGGGATGCGTCCATTGTGCGCTTGGTCAACCAGATTCTGGTCGAGGCCCAGCGCAAGGGAGCCACGGATATCCACATTGAGCCCTATGCGGGGAAGCTCAGCCTGCGTTACCGGATTGACGGGGTGCTGCGCGATGCCAAGGTGCCGGACAATATCATCTATTTCCTGCCGGCCATCATTTCCAGAATAAAAATTATGGCGGGTTTGGATATTGTGGAGCGCCGTTTGCCCCAGGATGGGCGGGCCAAAGTTAAGATTCTGAACCAAATGTATGATCTGCGCGTCTCCACCCTTCCCACTCAGCATGGGGAGAGCATGGTGATTCGTGTTCTGCCGATGACCATGCTGTTTGATTTGGCTAAACTCGGGTTCTCCGAGCATCACCTCAAGATCTTTGAGGATCTCATCCGGCGGCCTCACGGGGTCTTGTTGGTGACCGGGCCCACGGGCAGCGGCAAGACCACGACGCTCTACACAGCGCTCTCCAAGATCAAGAGGGATAACGAAGGCGCCAAAATCCTGACCATCGAGGACCCCATCGAATATGAGCTCCAGGGGATTACACAGACGCAAGTGAACCCCGAGATCGATCTGACCTTTGCCCGCAGCCTGCGGAGCATGTTGCGTCATGACCCGGATATCATGATGGTCGGAGAGATCCGGGATCTGGAGACTGCGGAAATCGGAATCCGTATGGCGCTTACCGGACATCTTCTGTTTTCCACTTTGCATACCAATGATGCGGCCAGCGGGGTGGCGCGACTCATTGATATGGGTGTGGAACCCTATTTGGTGGCTTCTTCGGTGGAGGCATTTATTGCCCAGCGTTTGGTGCGCCGGATTTGTGAGGACTGCAAAGTCGAGTACCATCCCACTGAGCGGGAATTGGGAAAACTGGGTCATCCTAAGGATTTGGATATTTGCTTCAAGGGAGAGGGCTGCGATGAATGTAATTCCACGGGTTACCGGGGGCGGACCGGAATTCACGAAATACTGGTGGTGGATGACACTATCAAGAAATTGATCAATGAGAAGGTTCCTTCCGAGGAAATCAAAAAGGCGGCGGTTGCCGCCGGTATGAAGACCCTTTGGGATGACGGCAAGGAAAAGATTCGGTTGGGAATTACGACTGTAGAAGAAGTGTTGAGGATGACCACCGCGGATTCAAATGACGACTTACCGGTATAAGGCCAAAAAGGGTCTGGAGACAGTTGAGGGCGTGATGGAAGGCCTGAGCCAGGATCAGGTGATCGAGCGCCTGGAGCAGCAGGGCTTCCTGCCTGTGCGCGTGGTCGAATCTTCCTCCAAGGGCGAGAAGAAGGCCTCAACCTCGAATGCGGCCCTTAAGCCTCTTTGGTCAAAGCGCGTCCCTGTGAGGGATATCCACGCCTTTACGCGCCAAATGGCAAGTCTCTTGCGTGCCAAAGTGCGGGTTGCACGCGCCCTGGAGATCCTGGCCCGCGAGTCCTCCAACCCCCAGGTCCGGCAGATGCTCGCCCAGGTCCATGAGGAAGTCAAGGGAGGCAGGCAACTCTCCGAAGCCTTGGGCCTTTATCCCAAAAATTTTTCCCGTGTCTACCTTAATATGGTGGCCTCGGGTGAAAAGGGAGGCATGCTGCACACCATCATGGAGCGCTTGGCGGATTTTGCAGACCGTGAAGAGGAGATTCGCTCCCGTGTCCGGTCGGCTATGGCCTATCCGCTCTTTATGGCTGCAGTCGGGGCAGTGACGATTTTTGTGATGATGGCCTTTGTGATGCCGCGGTTGGTCGGCCTCTTTGCGGAGTCGCAACAAGCTTTGCCTGCTGCCACGCAGGTGCTTATCCAAATCAGCCAGTTTCTCAAATTGTATTGGTACTGGGTGCTTCTGGGTGTGTGCGGTTTGGGGATTGCGGGCTACAGGTATTGGGAGAAATTCGGGCACCGGAATCCGGTTTTGGCGCGCTTTCTCTTGGCGCTGCCCGGATTGGGGGCGGTGCTCATCCAGCGCGAGATGGCGCGTTTTTGCCGCACTCTCGGGACACTGGTTCAGAACGGGATCCCGATTCGCGATGCCGTGGATGCCACGGTGCCGACCCTGGGGAATTGCGCCTTGGAACAGGCTCTCTCGGGTGTGCGCGGGGAACTGGACCGGGGGGCGACTGTGGCGCAGAGCCTGGGCAAGGTGAGTTATTTTCCCGGATTCGTGATCAGCCTCATTGGGGTGGGCGAGGAGGCCGGTGATGTCGGGAGCTCGCTGTTGGAAGTTGCTTCCAACTATGAGAAACGCCTGGATGAGCAGGTCAAGATTTTAAGCAGTTTGATTGAGCCCTTGATGATCCTCGTCGTGGGCCTGGTTGTTGGGTATATTGTGATGGCCATGCTTTTGCCCATATTTGATTTGAGTCTGAAGTGACGCTTTAGCGTCATGGCGAGGAGTGCGCTGTCATTGTGAGCGAAGCAAGGCAATCTGCCGCACAGCGTCATCACGAGCCGACTGTCATGGAGGCGTGGTGATCTTTGCAGAACAAAGATCGCTTCATTGCATTCGCGATGACGGGTTGGGCATTCGCGGTGACAATATCGGAGGATTCATGAAGAGACGCAAAATAGACGGATTCACTCTGGTCGAGCTCATGCTCGTGGTTATTATTATCGGTTCTCTTGTGGCCATGGTGTTGCCGCGATTTACGGGCCGTTCGGAACAAGCGCGCAAACAGGTGGCGGCGGCTGATATCAATTCCAATATTTCCGTGGCCCTCAAGCTCTACGAAATGGATAACGGTTCTTTTCCTTCTTCCTCGGAGGGTCTGGAAGCACTTTTGAAAAAGCCTGCTTCGGGCGCGGCTTCGTGGAGCGGGCCCTATCTTGAGAAGAGTCCTGTGGATCCTTGGGGCCAAGCCTATAAATACGTCTATCCGGGAACTCACAAAGACTATGATCTGTACTCCTTGGGCAAGGACGGAGTGGCGAGTGCCGACGACATTACCAATTGGGAAGAATAATGCTTTCACTCTGGTGGAGCTCCTCCTGGCTGTGAGTGTGCTTGCCTTTGGGTTGAGCATGATTCTTCAAGGATATTTGACTTCACTCAAGGCCCTCAATCGAACAGAGGAGTTGATCACCGCATCTGTTTTGCTGGAATCAAAAATGGATGAAGTTCTGGAGACTTCCACGGAAGAAAAGGGAATCCAGCCGGGTTTTGCGAGCGGAGACTTTGAGGAATTTGGGGACAAGAGGCACCGTTGGGAGCTGCGGGCCCGCTCGGTTGCGGAAATGCCTATGGTCTACGAGGTGGAGCTTGCAGTGCTTTGGGAGGAATCCGGAAGGGAGCGTGCGGTCACAAGCACGACATTGCTCGATGCGGGATTCTAGCCGCGGCTTTTTGCGCGGGTTTACGCTCCTTGAATTGCTGATTACGACCTCGTTGGTGTCTTTGGTCGGCTTGGCCATTGCGAATACCTTCTCACGCGGTTTACAGGTCTGGGACAAGGTCAATGCCCTGGGCGGCGTGGAGCGAGAGGCCGGTTTTGTTCTGGATGAGTTTGCCCGGGAGCTCCGGAGCTCCTTTGTCTTGGACGGAGTGGAGTTTGAAGGGGACAGGGAATCCGTGAGTTTCCCTACTCTGGTCAAGGCGCGCCACAAGGAGCACGGAGATTTTGTGGGGGCCGGAAGGGTCGGCTATTTCTATGATTCTGCCAGAAAGACCTTGTCGCGCAGCGCTGAAACTTATGCGCAGGTGCTCTCGGGTAGCGAGGCGCGCGCTGAACCCTTGCTTAATCACGTGCGTTCTGTGGATTTGAGCTACTACTATTTTGATTCGCGCTTCCGGAACTACAAGTGGGAAGAGGAGTGGGAGGAGCGCGAAAGTATGCCGATCGGCATTAAGATAACGCTGGGAATCGAGTTGAAGGGCAAGCGAGAGCAGTTTGTCCGGACTGTTTACCTGTATCTGAGGAATGACGCCTGATGAACCGGCGCGGGAGCGTGTTCATTCTTGTGATTTGGAGTCTGCTGTTTTTAGGTATCCTGGCTGTAGGCCTTAGCAGACGGGTGTTTACGGAGATTGAGCTCGCGGCATTCTCCAAGACCAAGGTGCAGGCCCGGTCTTTGGCTTTGGCTGCCACCAAGATCGGGGAACAGGCTCTCTTGGCGAATAAAAACCCCTATATTGCGTTGAATCAGTTCTGGAGCACCGGAAAGTTGTCTGAAGAATCTCCGTCTGCGTTCCGGAACATCCCTTTGGGTGAGGGCGAATTCAGTATCCGGGTGTATAAGCCCGCGCCCTCTCCCGAAGAACCGGCCTTTGAGCATTTTGGTTTGATCGATGAAGAGAGAAAACTCAACATCAATACTGCAGATGCCAAGAGCTTGGAGACCCTCATTCGAAAGGTTACGAGCCTGGACCTGATGGGGGCTAATACCTTGGCGAACTCAATCGTGGATTGGCGGGACCAGGACACCTTTTCCAGTCCGGGTGGGGCCGAAGACGGTTACTACAGCGGACTGGACCCCTCATACGAGTGCAAAGACGCGCCCTTCCAAGTGCTGGAAGAACTTCATTTTGTGAGGGGAATGACACCTCAAGTCTTTACTCAACTCGAGGAGTTTGTGACCGTGTTTGGAAACGGGGTTCTTAACATCAATACCGTGGGAGAGGATACGTTGGTTGCTCTTGGGTTGGAGGAATCCATTGTCAGCAGAATCGTGAATTATCGCCGCGGGCTGGACCAGAGAGACGGCAGTTCGGATGATAAAATCTTCGAAAGCGCCGGATCCATCGGCCCAGAATTGTTGGATGAAGGGATCCTCAGCGAAGAAGAGGCCGCCCTTGTCTCAAGCTTGGCAAGCCGGGGGGCTATCGGAGTCTCTTCAGAGCATTTTGCCCTTCATGCGGAGGGCAAGGCGGATAAACGTGTCAAGAGGATTGTCTGTGTGATGAACAGGGACGGCAACGTCCTATCCTGGAGAGAATAGTGAGTCTTCTGGACCGCTCCAAGAGCGTTGCCCTCATTCAGATAGGACGCAATTTCCTCAAACTTATGTCCTTGCGCTGCAGTTCGCGGGAAGTCGAAGTGGTGCGTGTCTCCCGCCGTAACCTGACCCAGGACTCGGGTCCCTTGAAGACTCTTCTGGAGGAGTGGGAGATCCACGCGGATAAAGTCATTCTGGTCATTTCCCGCGACCAAGTGTTGTTGCGCAACTTGGAGTTGCCCAGCACTGATTTGGAAGAGATTACCGAGATCGTGAGCCTGCAAGCCGACAAACAAACTCCCTTTTCCCGCGATGAAATTACGGCAGGGTTTAGAGTTCTCAGTTCCTCCAAGGAACATTACACCCACATCTTGTTGGCCGTCATTCAAAAAGAAATTATTCAAAACGTTACCAAGGCCCTCCCTGTGCCCTTGTCCAAGATCGAACGGATCTGCCTGGATACGGAGTGTTTGTCCAACTGGGATCCGGTACTGCGGTCGAAACTTGATACCCGGACCTATGCCCTGTTGGATTTGGAGCAGGACCGGATGGACTTTTGTGTGTGTTCCGAAGGCAAACTTCTGTTCAGCCGTTTAGTGCCCTTTAAATCTTCGAGGGAATGGAGTCCGGAAGTGGAACGTCAAGTTACCGAAGAGATTCGGCTTTGTTTGGAGGCTTACAAGAACGAGGAACTGGGTCCGGAAATCCGCGAGGCCGTATTGATGGGCGCGCGCGTGGCCAAGGAGCGGCTGGCCAAGATCTGCAGAGAACGGTTTCTAATCAAGCCGGTTTGTTTTTCGGAGGAGGCTGCATCAGAACTTACGTATTCCGAACAGGTCGAACGCTATCTGGAAAGAGAGATGAAGGAGGACGGGAGTTCTTCTAAACTGATGGGGCTGGCACTCAATCTCAACGCGGAGCTCATGGATTTTGTTCCCGCAGAGATGGGGCGCATCCGGAGGAAGCAGCGGCAGGCCAAGGAAATGATGCTTACCGGAGTTCTCAGTGCGGCTTTGCTTTTGTGCGCAGGAGCGGTAATTGGAAGTGAGAGTTTCTATAAGTATAAATATAACAATGACTTAGGACAAGAGTTGCACCGTCTGGAATCCACGGCCACTATACTGCGGCGCTACAAGCAGAGGCTGGGAGTTATCCGGGAGCGTGTCGACTTAAAGGGGAGCGCACTGGAAGGCCTGTATCAAATACACCGCGCGGTTCCGCAAGAAATGTACCTCACTGGGATTCAATTTGATTGGGGGGACGGTTTTTCGATCCGGGGAACCGCCTCTTCTACGCCGCCGGTATTTGAAATGGTCCGGGATTTAGAGAAGCTCCCTGAATTTCAAAACGTGAAGACCAAATACGTGACACGGCGCCGTATCGAAAACATGGAACTGACCGATTTTGAAGTCAACTGTCCGCTGAGCCCATGACCGGAAAAGAGAAGAAACTTCTAATCCTGGCGTCCCTCGCTTTTGGCGGAGCCCTCCTTGTACGTTTTCTGAGCGCATACGGAGGTGGTGGATTGGTTGAGCTGGACCAGCAGATTAAGGATAAGGAGGCGATGGTTCGCAGTGCCATGGCATTGATCAGCCAGGAAAAATTTTTGGAGGAGCAGATCTCCAAGTACGAACATTTTATCCGTCCGCTCAGCACTGAGGAAGAGGAGATGGGGATCTTTCTCCATGAGATTGAACAGATGGCCGGAGACTCGGATTTGCAAATCGAGGACATGCGCCCTACCCCTCCGGTCAAGTCCTCTACGAATATGGAATATGAGATGGAGGTGCAGTTAGGGGGCAGGATGGAGGGGCTTATGGCCTTTGTCTATCGCTTGCACAACAGTTCCGGGCTCTTCCGTGTAGAGAAGATTAGAATGAATTCCAAAGCCGGAGAGCCTGCGAATCTCAACACCTACATGACAATCTCAAAGGTTTTGGTTAAGTGAAGGGCAGGGACGTTTCTTACTGCTCATGAGCTCAGCAGGCCCAAAGAAGCCTCCCTGCAAGAACTGGAGATCATGCTATGAAAAAGATTATTCCCATACTCCTAATTGTTCTGCTAATTGCATCAGCCATTGTGGTCTGGATTGCTGTGGCCGAGCCCTTCCCCATGTCCGAAACCATGCACTCGAGGCTAAGGCCCGTGCGCAGCGCCGCTCTCAAGGCGCGAAGAATTATTACGGGGACCCTGGTGGAGAAAGGTTTGTTGCCGGAGTCCGCTCTGCAGGAGACGGATGTCTTGCCGGCCGTGGTGGAAGAGGAAGAGCGCAAGGACTTGGTTCACGATCTCTCCATGGAACTTGCAAAGGCCGAGTACAAACACATTGTTGAATTTACGGATGGGCGCGTAGTGCGGGGTGATGTAGTGAGCGATACCGAAGACTATGTCGCGATTAAGGAAAAGGTCGCCGGCGCCGGATTCATCACCAGCCGCTTTCCCAAAAATCAGATCGTGAGGATATCCGAAGCGGATCAGAATGAGCAGCCGATCACGGAAAAAGAAATTGCTATCAAGAATCGCTTTCCCGAACTTTTCTTGTATCGCTTCGGGGAGTATAGCTTTTTTTCCGACGGCGGGTATTATTTTGTGGAAAGTTCAGCAGAGCGACTGACGCGCTTGCGCAAGGGATTCATGGAAGAATTCGGAGAACTGTTCCCTCATGC harbors:
- a CDS encoding PilZ domain-containing protein; amino-acid sequence: MSLTRQSWILPAVLALLFTGTALAASDERVVSLDLSVSNPSLEEFLDAEIRTSLPEELRKWHLIDDGGLNILVDAQTQALMVDDQVRLQPGETIFFEIRVQDVWALPEAELRSLVEEVREYLSERGPELIPQLERILSRQQKAADTNIGAYIAARREDRATFRAVQRDVQTVKQTVQAVAKRQEKEKAELPGLRSSARYVLMGVLGFLLMLGLLLLWQRREVWVGFGARLRRVGVSDRRAFARLFNPSGVHCTLLHEEHREEASPGPVSGLKTVNISEGGICLFLHHEYSPNSVIELRVELDGEQRSLMFRGYVVWQEKVPVGDGTQTFLTGVRLGEATAEDFHILKEYVKTRLPGQKRMDSLPA
- the tadA gene encoding Flp pilus assembly complex ATPase component TadA, translating into MVQKPSILVVESDLGFANLLRLRLEEAGYRVHMALSGREVLIRAIDETPDLLIVDAKLPDKSGLDLFAELKEIAKFRHTPVLFITDRQACAEEFEVGGHEFFTRPYDPKSLLSRVRQALQRKMLADGGTIEVPGEAVLSTEEGFPSPQVPESVSASAPAQSESWERVNLREVQVDAGLLKKVPFKFVQHYKVFPVKMEEGVLTLAVKNPGDRQMRDDLRQYLGMDVQLVAADENEIEERINSNYGVGAETVEGIWADSGLGEDINLSVAAESDEDIAKMAGDASIVRLVNQILVEAQRKGATDIHIEPYAGKLSLRYRIDGVLRDAKVPDNIIYFLPAIISRIKIMAGLDIVERRLPQDGRAKVKILNQMYDLRVSTLPTQHGESMVIRVLPMTMLFDLAKLGFSEHHLKIFEDLIRRPHGVLLVTGPTGSGKTTTLYTALSKIKRDNEGAKILTIEDPIEYELQGITQTQVNPEIDLTFARSLRSMLRHDPDIMMVGEIRDLETAEIGIRMALTGHLLFSTLHTNDAASGVARLIDMGVEPYLVASSVEAFIAQRLVRRICEDCKVEYHPTERELGKLGHPKDLDICFKGEGCDECNSTGYRGRTGIHEILVVDDTIKKLINEKVPSEEIKKAAVAAGMKTLWDDGKEKIRLGITTVEEVLRMTTADSNDDLPV
- a CDS encoding type II secretion system F family protein gives rise to the protein MTTYRYKAKKGLETVEGVMEGLSQDQVIERLEQQGFLPVRVVESSSKGEKKASTSNAALKPLWSKRVPVRDIHAFTRQMASLLRAKVRVARALEILARESSNPQVRQMLAQVHEEVKGGRQLSEALGLYPKNFSRVYLNMVASGEKGGMLHTIMERLADFADREEEIRSRVRSAMAYPLFMAAVGAVTIFVMMAFVMPRLVGLFAESQQALPAATQVLIQISQFLKLYWYWVLLGVCGLGIAGYRYWEKFGHRNPVLARFLLALPGLGAVLIQREMARFCRTLGTLVQNGIPIRDAVDATVPTLGNCALEQALSGVRGELDRGATVAQSLGKVSYFPGFVISLIGVGEEAGDVGSSLLEVASNYEKRLDEQVKILSSLIEPLMILVVGLVVGYIVMAMLLPIFDLSLK
- the gspG gene encoding type II secretion system major pseudopilin GspG, with protein sequence MKRRKIDGFTLVELMLVVIIIGSLVAMVLPRFTGRSEQARKQVAAADINSNISVALKLYEMDNGSFPSSSEGLEALLKKPASGAASWSGPYLEKSPVDPWGQAYKYVYPGTHKDYDLYSLGKDGVASADDITNWEE
- a CDS encoding type II secretion system protein: MPTTLPIGKNNAFTLVELLLAVSVLAFGLSMILQGYLTSLKALNRTEELITASVLLESKMDEVLETSTEEKGIQPGFASGDFEEFGDKRHRWELRARSVAEMPMVYEVELAVLWEESGRERAVTSTTLLDAGF
- a CDS encoding prepilin-type N-terminal cleavage/methylation domain-containing protein produces the protein MRDSSRGFLRGFTLLELLITTSLVSLVGLAIANTFSRGLQVWDKVNALGGVEREAGFVLDEFARELRSSFVLDGVEFEGDRESVSFPTLVKARHKEHGDFVGAGRVGYFYDSARKTLSRSAETYAQVLSGSEARAEPLLNHVRSVDLSYYYFDSRFRNYKWEEEWEERESMPIGIKITLGIELKGKREQFVRTVYLYLRNDA
- a CDS encoding general secretion pathway protein GspK, whose protein sequence is MNRRGSVFILVIWSLLFLGILAVGLSRRVFTEIELAAFSKTKVQARSLALAATKIGEQALLANKNPYIALNQFWSTGKLSEESPSAFRNIPLGEGEFSIRVYKPAPSPEEPAFEHFGLIDEERKLNINTADAKSLETLIRKVTSLDLMGANTLANSIVDWRDQDTFSSPGGAEDGYYSGLDPSYECKDAPFQVLEELHFVRGMTPQVFTQLEEFVTVFGNGVLNINTVGEDTLVALGLEESIVSRIVNYRRGLDQRDGSSDDKIFESAGSIGPELLDEGILSEEEAALVSSLASRGAIGVSSEHFALHAEGKADKRVKRIVCVMNRDGNVLSWRE
- the pilM gene encoding pilus assembly protein PilM; the encoded protein is MSLLDRSKSVALIQIGRNFLKLMSLRCSSREVEVVRVSRRNLTQDSGPLKTLLEEWEIHADKVILVISRDQVLLRNLELPSTDLEEITEIVSLQADKQTPFSRDEITAGFRVLSSSKEHYTHILLAVIQKEIIQNVTKALPVPLSKIERICLDTECLSNWDPVLRSKLDTRTYALLDLEQDRMDFCVCSEGKLLFSRLVPFKSSREWSPEVERQVTEEIRLCLEAYKNEELGPEIREAVLMGARVAKERLAKICRERFLIKPVCFSEEAASELTYSEQVERYLEREMKEDGSSSKLMGLALNLNAELMDFVPAEMGRIRRKQRQAKEMMLTGVLSAALLLCAGAVIGSESFYKYKYNNDLGQELHRLESTATILRRYKQRLGVIRERVDLKGSALEGLYQIHRAVPQEMYLTGIQFDWGDGFSIRGTASSTPPVFEMVRDLEKLPEFQNVKTKYVTRRRIENMELTDFEVNCPLSP
- the pilO gene encoding type 4a pilus biogenesis protein PilO, which gives rise to MVELDQQIKDKEAMVRSAMALISQEKFLEEQISKYEHFIRPLSTEEEEMGIFLHEIEQMAGDSDLQIEDMRPTPPVKSSTNMEYEMEVQLGGRMEGLMAFVYRLHNSSGLFRVEKIRMNSKAGEPANLNTYMTISKVLVK